Proteins encoded together in one Leptospira semungkisensis window:
- a CDS encoding Crp/Fnr family transcriptional regulator translates to MENFLNYFRNITHLSPESENALKEVSKFYTFPKGYLLHKPGEIAKTFYYVTKGIGKLYYYKGRKEIVDWIGDENTILFSPESFLTQKPGYNTIELLEDSELIGIDYEDIEKLYRKFHDIERLGRLHVTYGLLLLQEKVNSMQFETAKQRYDKLIKEHPNYLERVSLKDLASFLGMTQVSLSRIRAVNKNPKS, encoded by the coding sequence ATGGAAAATTTTCTGAACTACTTTCGGAATATCACACATTTAAGCCCCGAAAGCGAAAATGCACTGAAAGAAGTTAGTAAATTTTATACCTTTCCCAAAGGATATCTACTTCATAAGCCTGGCGAAATTGCGAAAACCTTTTACTACGTAACAAAGGGAATCGGAAAGTTATATTATTATAAAGGCAGAAAGGAAATCGTAGATTGGATCGGGGACGAAAACACAATTTTGTTTTCTCCGGAAAGTTTCCTAACTCAAAAGCCAGGTTATAATACGATCGAACTCTTAGAAGATTCTGAACTAATCGGAATCGACTACGAAGACATCGAAAAATTGTACCGCAAGTTTCACGATATCGAAAGACTCGGAAGACTGCATGTCACATACGGACTCCTGCTATTACAGGAAAAAGTGAATTCAATGCAATTCGAAACTGCAAAACAAAGATATGATAAGTTAATCAAAGAACATCCGAATTATTTAGAAAGAGTTTCCCTTAAGGATTTGGCTTCATTCTTAGGAATGACGCAAGTAAGTTTAAGCAGAATCAGAGCAGTGAATAAAAATCCAAAATCTTAA
- a CDS encoding carboxymuconolactone decarboxylase family protein yields the protein MRLQPIDKPKSILLKLAYIASKIQFGKVIAPLRFIYSRSTPIMMSSMKILSTEKKLSLPKEIKLKIRFFIAHLNECKFCSNLQDYISRKESKEFVEWKELSEYKQSSRFSNKEKALFSYLEEVTFTKKASDSTFETLRSYFSEKEIVEITWICATENYFNLLGKPLGLNSDEMVFSK from the coding sequence ATGAGACTTCAACCGATAGATAAACCCAAATCGATTCTTCTAAAACTCGCGTATATCGCTTCTAAAATTCAATTTGGAAAAGTGATCGCTCCACTGAGATTCATTTATTCCAGAAGTACGCCGATTATGATGTCCTCTATGAAAATCCTGTCTACGGAGAAGAAACTCTCCTTACCGAAGGAAATTAAACTTAAGATCAGATTTTTCATAGCGCATTTGAACGAATGTAAATTCTGTTCGAACCTTCAGGATTATATTTCCAGAAAGGAAAGTAAGGAGTTCGTGGAATGGAAAGAACTCTCCGAGTATAAACAAAGTTCCAGATTTTCGAACAAAGAGAAGGCACTATTTTCCTATTTGGAAGAAGTTACTTTTACTAAAAAAGCCTCGGACAGTACTTTCGAAACTCTTAGGTCCTATTTTTCGGAAAAAGAAATCGTGGAGATCACATGGATTTGCGCTACGGAAAACTATTTTAATCTATTAGGAAAACCTTTAGGATTGAATTCGGATGAAATGGTATTTTCAAAATGA
- a CDS encoding alkane 1-monooxygenase has translation MSVWKRVSFLVAFLIPALAVAGYYLGGGYNFLTLAIVFGALPILDLVIGPDSSNPEESDVPALQKEFYFRFLTYAWAWIQFSLVLWALWEVQTHSLSALEWFGFVLAIGVNTGGIGITVAHELGHKNTKIEQWYSKFILMTVCYMHFFIEHNRGHHVNVSTHEDPATSRKGESFFVFYPRTVFGSLTSAWELEKKRLSKLGKSAWTLENEMVTSAIIPLLFIATVTAVFYILTGTFRWEVPVFFFVQSWIAFSLLELVNYIEHYGLARKEIAPGKFEKVLPIHSWNQNFTLSNAFLFQLQRHSDHHANAGRRYQSLRHFEESPQLPYGYEVMILLALVPPLWFKVMDKKLETWKSENSGQILGKNAVKKRVMA, from the coding sequence GCGGTAGCTGGGTATTACTTAGGGGGTGGTTATAATTTTCTGACACTTGCCATCGTTTTTGGAGCCTTACCCATCTTGGATTTAGTGATTGGGCCGGATTCGAGCAATCCGGAGGAGTCGGATGTGCCGGCTCTTCAGAAGGAATTCTATTTTAGATTCCTCACCTATGCCTGGGCCTGGATCCAGTTTTCGTTAGTCCTTTGGGCCCTTTGGGAAGTGCAGACCCATTCCTTATCCGCTTTGGAATGGTTCGGCTTCGTGCTTGCGATCGGTGTGAATACCGGCGGGATCGGGATCACTGTGGCTCATGAGTTGGGGCATAAAAATACTAAGATCGAGCAATGGTATTCGAAATTTATTCTGATGACTGTTTGCTATATGCATTTCTTTATCGAACACAATCGAGGACATCACGTAAACGTTTCTACTCATGAGGATCCTGCTACGAGCAGAAAGGGAGAATCCTTTTTCGTTTTTTACCCTCGAACAGTTTTCGGAAGTCTCACGAGTGCTTGGGAACTGGAGAAGAAAAGACTTTCTAAACTTGGAAAGTCAGCTTGGACCTTGGAAAATGAGATGGTCACCTCTGCGATCATCCCTCTTCTTTTCATCGCAACAGTTACTGCGGTATTCTATATATTAACGGGAACGTTTAGATGGGAAGTTCCCGTCTTCTTCTTTGTGCAAAGTTGGATCGCATTCTCTCTATTAGAATTAGTGAATTATATAGAACACTATGGACTAGCACGAAAGGAGATTGCTCCAGGAAAATTCGAAAAGGTTCTGCCAATCCATTCTTGGAATCAGAATTTTACCTTATCCAATGCGTTCTTGTTCCAATTGCAGAGACATTCGGATCATCATGCGAATGCAGGAAGAAGATACCAGTCGCTTCGACATTTCGAAGAGAGTCCACAATTGCCTTATGGATACGAAGTGATGATCCTATTGGCGCTGGTTCCACCACTTTGGTTTAAAGTGATGGATAAGAAATTGGAAACTTGGAAGTCGGAGAACTCGGGCCAAATCCTCGGAAAAAACGCTGTGAAGAAAAGAGTAATGGCTTAA